A window of Microcystis aeruginosa FD4 contains these coding sequences:
- a CDS encoding MvdC family ATP-grasp ribosomal peptide maturase: MKESPKVVLLLTHSGDFFTIDRVAEAIEKKGAIPFRLDTDKFPLEVQLTAQFNGKKSSYQLTYNHQSIDSEQVQSVWTRRIWQPELTEDLDPQFREACVRESQTTLAGFWDSLRSARWLDNLAQIEKAKNKLLQLRLASEVGLIIPPTLVTNNPDAAREFFSQVQGRMVSKLLTAIAHSMESPEFFLYTSRVKAEDLEEAESLRYCPMVFQAEIPKQLELRIVVVNGQTFVGALDSSQYNHSAVDWRRPGINPGAWQHHTLPDSLLQQLQIFMANLGLNFGAFDFILTPGGEYVFLEVNPVGEWGMLERDLDLPISQAIADFLVFD; the protein is encoded by the coding sequence ATGAAAGAATCGCCTAAAGTTGTTTTATTGTTGACCCATAGCGGCGATTTTTTCACGATTGACCGTGTGGCTGAGGCGATAGAAAAAAAAGGAGCCATACCTTTTCGCTTAGATACCGATAAATTTCCCTTAGAGGTTCAACTAACAGCCCAATTTAATGGTAAAAAAAGTTCTTATCAATTAACCTATAACCATCAATCTATTGATAGTGAACAGGTGCAATCTGTTTGGACAAGACGTATTTGGCAACCTGAACTAACAGAGGATTTAGATCCTCAGTTTCGGGAGGCTTGTGTGCGAGAATCCCAGACGACTTTGGCTGGTTTTTGGGATAGTTTAAGGTCAGCGCGTTGGTTAGATAATTTAGCGCAAATTGAGAAGGCTAAAAATAAGTTATTACAACTTCGTTTGGCCTCAGAAGTTGGCTTGATTATTCCCCCCACTTTAGTGACCAATAATCCTGATGCTGCCCGGGAGTTTTTTTCCCAGGTTCAGGGACGAATGGTGAGTAAATTGTTAACTGCGATCGCCCACAGTATGGAGTCGCCGGAATTTTTTCTTTATACCAGTAGGGTGAAAGCAGAAGACCTTGAGGAAGCGGAATCTTTACGTTATTGTCCTATGGTTTTTCAAGCGGAAATTCCTAAACAATTAGAATTGAGAATTGTCGTGGTTAATGGACAAACATTTGTGGGTGCTTTAGATTCTTCTCAGTATAATCATTCAGCCGTAGATTGGCGAAGACCGGGTATTAATCCAGGTGCTTGGCAACATCATACTTTACCCGATTCACTATTGCAGCAACTTCAGATTTTTATGGCTAATTTAGGGTTGAATTTTGGCGCGTTTGATTTTATCTTAACTCCAGGGGGAGAATACGTTTTTTTAGAAGTTAATCCTGTCGGTGAGTGGGGAATGTTAGAACGGGATTTAGATTTACCTATTTCTCAGGCGATCGCTGATTTTTTAGTCTTCGATTGA